GGGTTTATTTCTTGCTTTTTTCGGAACCATTCTTCCTCCGCTGCTTTTTACCAGTGGAATGCCGCATACCGGGATCAGCCTGGGAACAATTGTAGCTTCTGTAGAACTTCCGGTTTCAGTGATGTTCGCTTATATTTTGTTAAGGGAACCTGTTAATTTATTGCAATGGACTGGAATTTTGATGATCATTAGTGCCATTGTATTGATGAATGTACAGAATCTGAAAAAGAAACCTTTACACAGCTCTTAAGCTCCTCCGCAAAAAAAATATTATTCATTCTTAAAAGAAAGACTACGATTTGAAACGATTTACAATTGTGTTTTTCCTTCTTTTTTCATTTACTGCATTTGGACAGACCTTAACTGTTTGTTCGTGGAATTTAAAAGATTTTGGAAAATCAAAGACCGATATACAAATAGATTTTATAGCACAAACACTGAGAAATTGTGATGTAATAGCCATTCAGGAAGTGGTAGCCGGGCCGGGTGGGCCAATGGCGGTTGCGCGTTTAAGTGATGCGCTGAACCGTACAGGAACCAAGTGGGATTATACCATCAGCCATGGTACCTCGAGTGACAGATATAGCAAAGAACGTTATGCTTTTATCTGGAAAACCAGCAGAACCGGGAAAATAGGGGAGGCCTGGCTGGAGAAAAAATATAACCTTGAAATTACCAGGGAACCTTATTTCGCAAGGTTCAAACTCGGTAAAAAGCAGTTTACACTGGTCACCATGCATGCGATTCCAAAAGCAAAGCAACCAGAAACTGAGATTAAGTATTTAAAGTATCTGCCGGAAAATTACCCTTCTGATGTATTGATCTTTTGCGGTGATTTCAATTTACCAGAATCGCATTCGGTTTTTAATCCATTGAAGGGAATGGGATATCCACCTGCATTCACCAATCAAAAAACTTCATTAAAACAGAAATGTATCAATGGTAATTGTCTTGCTTCCGCTTATGATAACTTTTTCTATAATCAGGCGAAGATTAATTGTATCAATGCAGGCATCATTCCTTTTTATACAGCATTCGATGATCTGAAGGAAGCAAGAAGGGTTTCTGATCACGTGCCTGTGTTTATGAAGTTTTCGCTTTTGTAAAATAGAAGGATAGTCTAACATCGGTTAGTGATCTATGTTGGAAGGGTGTTGGAAGGGTCGTATACCCTTCCAACACCCTTCCAACATAGATCTCTTCTACATCTTTAACTTATCACGCTCAATTGACCGATTAATGTTATTACTTTGTAACAAAATCTGTTTAAATGAATAAAGTTACGCCTAAGATCGATCAGGATATTAAAGTTACAGTTGATGCCATTGTTTTTGGATATAATCAGGAAAACGGTATCTCTGTACTGCTGATTAAGCGTAAAATCGAACCTTTTCTAAATGAGTGGGCACTTCCAGGTGGATTTGTGCTGAATCATGAAACGCTGGAAGAAGCAGTGGAAAGGGAATTACTCGAAGAAGCAGGGGTCTCTATAAATTATCTCGAACAACTCTTCACTTTCGGCAAACCATCACGTGACCCGCGGATGCGCATTATTTCTGTAGCTTATTTTGGTTTGGTTAAATCTTCAGACTTCAGCTTGTTTGCTTCCACAGATGCGTCTGAAGCGGCCTGGTTTAATATCTATGATCTTCCACCATTAGCTTTTGATCATAAAGAAGTGGTTGAAAAAGCTATTGCCCGTTTAAGAGCAAAAATCACCTATGAGCCAATCGGCTTTGAACTGCTAGATCCTAAATTTCTTTTCTCTAACCTGGAACAATTATATATGGAATTGTTAGGCCATGATATTGACCGCCGCAATTTTAAACGTAAAGTAATGTCTTTAGGCCTGGTTATTGAACTGGATGAAAAGGCCCCGGCTTTAAGTGCCGGACGGCCAGGAAAACTTTACTCTTTTGACAAAGAAAAATATAAGCAGCTTAAAGTTAATGGTTTCGATCTCAATAAACTCCTTTAATATCAGTTGTTTATGAGTTTTTAATTTAATTTGTGTTAAAATAACGCAAATTAAATTTGCATAAGAAATAATAAAGACTTTAATTTGTGTCATTATAACGCAAATAGATATGAAAGTATTAAATTTATCAACCGGATTTAAACCCTTCAATTCCTCTTTAGAGGAAATAGATGCTAAAAGCTTTTTATTTAGCGGTGGGGAAGTACACATCAAGTTACAAGGTAAGGCAGAAGAAGTGATGATTTCTGCGAGACTTAATAATTCTGATGACGTCATGAAGTTGTTGCTTGCTGTGGATGCATTACGCCGCAACGGCAGTAAAAATATCAGCGTATTGATTCCCTATTTGCCTTATGCCCGTCAGGATAGGGTAATGGTAGGAGGTGAGCCTTTATCAATTAAGGTGATGTGTAACCTGATTAACAGCTGCGGCTTTGATAAGGTGTATATCTTTGATGTACACTCAGAAGTATCTCTTGCCTTACTGGACAATTGTGAACTGATCACTAATTCAAGTCTGGCTAAAAAAGTACTTCATAACCATAGTGACTACCTGCTGGTTTCTCCTGATGCTGGTGCACTGAAAAAAATCTATAAACTAGCCGAAGCTTTACAATACACCAGTGATATCATTTTATGTAATAAAGTTAGAGATGTCAGCAACGGAAAAATCAAACAGATCACAGTTGATCAGGATGACCTTGGTGGTAAAGCTTGTTTTATCATAGATGACATTTGTGATGGTGGTGCCACTTTTATAGGGGTAGCTAAAGAATTAAAGAAACGCAATGCTGGTAAAGTCAGCCTGATTGTTTCTCATGGTATTATGTCTCATGGAGAAACGGAGCTTGCGGAGTGGATAGATCATATCTATACAACAGACTCTATTAAAGATAGTGAATCAACATTGATCAGCAGAATTCCATTAGCTGATCTGATCGAATTATAACTTAAAGAAATTAAAGATGAATAATATCCTCTTACAAACCGATGTTTACAAAATGGGCCATATGGAGCAATATGCTCCAGGATGTAATAAAGTATATTCTTATTTGACTGCAAGAAGTGATAAGAATTTTAATGAAACCGTGTTTTTCGGACTTCAATATTATATCAAACAATATCTGTCTGAACCAATTACCAAAGAAATGGGTGAGGAGTTTCTGACTTACCGCAAACTGATTTTGGGAAGCAATTCTCCAGAAGTAGAAAGTAAAATCAGGGCGCTGTGTGCATTAGGTTACTTGCCAATAGAAATTAAAGCCGTTGAAGAAGGTACGATTATGCCTGTTCAAAATGTGCTGATGACGATCACTAATACGCATCCTGATTTTTATTGGGTAGTTGGATTTATGGAAAGTTTACTGCTAAAATTATGGTACACAATTACCGTGGCTACTTGCAGCCATCAGTACCGTAAAATTGTAACGCGTTATTTCAATGAAACCGATGAGGTTGAAATGGAAGGTGCAAAAGATTTCCAGGTGCATGATTTTGGATACCGTGGAGACGCTTCAGAAGAAGGTGCAGCAATTAGTGGGGTTGCACATTTATTATCGTTCCTGGGCAGCGATAATGTACCTGCTTTGCCTTGTGCGGTTGAATATTATAACGCTGATATCAATGGGGCTCCGATTATGCTTTCTGTACCAGCCAGTGAACACAGTGTAATGTGCTCTTTTGGCAGAGAAGATGAAATTGGTGCTTTCCGTCATATGCTGGAGTTATATCCAACAGGAATTGTATCTATTGTTTCTGATACTTTTGATGTTTATAAAGTATTAACGGAATTTGCTGAAATCCTGAAAGAAGATATTCTGAAAAGAGATGGTAAAGTTGTCTTCAGACCAGATAGTGGAAATCCTGAATACATTATTTGTGGAAATCCTGAGGCAGAACCTGGAACTAATGAGTGGAAAGGTGCCATTCGTTTATTGGATGAAAAATTTGGTTCTTCTTTAAATAGCAAGGGATACAAAGTCTTAAATCCAAAAGTAGGGTTGATTTATGGTGATGGGATGTATCTGGAAAGATATATCAGAACGCTTGACCGTTTAAAAGAGATGGGCTATGCGGCCAGTAACCTGGTTATTGGTGTCGGTGGTATTTTGAGAAACCATAGCCGTGATACTTTAGGTTTCGCTATCAAAGCAACTTATGTAGAAGTTGACGGGGAACCAAGAGAAATTGAGAAAGATCCGATCACTGACCATAAAAAGAAATCGTTGAAAGGAATGCTTTGCCTGAAAAAAGAAGGTAATGAATATCTGACTAAGGATCAGTGCAGCGCAGCCGAAGAAGCTGATTCTTTATTGCAGGTGGTATACAGAGATGGTAAATTGATGAAAGAAACCAGTTTAGCTGCGATAAGAGAACTGGTTAAAGCACAAGAAGAGGTTTTAACCGGTCAATTATAATCTGCTATTACATAAAAAAGAGCAAATAACTTATTCAGCTATTTGCTCTTTCTGTAACATCCCATGAACTCAATGGGATGTTTTTATTTTAATATCTCGCTTAAACGTTCAGTCTGATGATCTGCAAGTTTCTTTAAAGGCCCCGCAGCCAGCATTTTCATCATCATATTCAGGTCTGCTGAAATGATATGTGTAGCTGTTGTTGTACCATCACCATTATCCGCAACTGTCCATTTCAATTCTAAGTCGAAAGGAGCTTTCTCAGAAGGAATTGCAATCAATTCCTGATTTTCCACTCTGCTGGAAATCTTAATTGCCAGCTTAGCCATATTTTGAATGGTAAAACTAGCATCGTCTGCTGTAGAAGTCCAGTTGTAAATGTTTTCAGGCATTAACTGCTGATGATTGTTCATATCGGCTAAAAAAGCGTAAACTTTAGCTACCGGTTGGTTTACTGTGGTGGCACTTTCAATAACGGTCATTTTATACTGGATTTTGGTCAAAATTCTGTCCCCACTCTGATGGGTTTCTGCGCCATTGGTTAAGGATATCCACATCACTTTGTGCGATAAAACTATTCTCGGCAGCGTACTGTATCAAGGTATTGTAGTTAGATAACGTTGCAAAACGACATTTAGCCTCTTTAAAGTTTTCTTCCGCTATGTCAAAGCCATAGGTGAAGATAGAAACTAAACCTGCAACAGACAAACCAGCATTTTTTAATGCATGTACCGCCTGTAAACTACTTTTACCAGTAGAAACTAAATCTTCTACTACAACTACGCGCTGACCTTCAATGATTTCTCCTTCAATCAGGCTACCCGTTCCATGTTCTTTAGCTTTAGCTCTTACATAAACAAATGGTAATCCTAATTCCTGAGCAACTAATACACCCTGAGGAATACCAGCAGTTGCAACTCCGGCAATTACATCAACAGAACCAAATTCTTCCTGTATCAACTGCGTAAGTTTCTGTCTGATGTATGTTCGAACTGACGGATGGGAGAGCGTTATCCTATTATCACAATAAATTGGGGATTTCCAACCTGAAGCCCATGTGAAAGGGTTATTCGGTTGTAATTTTATTGCTTTAATTTGAAGTAAAAATTCAGCTACCTTTAATTCAATATCACTTTTATTATACATGTTCCAAAATTACTCAAAATAATACCTTTATTCCATAAAGGATTTGTCCTTTTTTTGCCACCGATTGATAATCAATGTGATAATTAGAAACCAGTGGGATTAAAACTAAATAATATTCGATTCCTCTTTGTATCGTACATAATTTTTATACTTTTATTTCATAAATAAGCACACCTAACCAGCTTTTGAAAGCTGACATACTAACGATCATACCAATGAAAAATTACACCATTTACATAAACGATAATACACTGCTAATTGCGAACAAAGTGCCTTCGCACACGGAACCTGTTGAGCTTGTGGAGGAAAACGGATTTAACTTTGAAACTTTCTATGAAGGATTGAGTAAGTTATCCGCAAAACAGTATGTACTGGTTACTGCTGATCCAAAATCACTTTTTAAACAAATGAAAGCTGGCTTAACGGTCATTAAAGCAGCTGGTGGCCTGGTGATGAATGCAAAGGATGAATACCTGTTTATTTTTAGAAATAAAAAGTGGGACTTGCCAAAAGGTAAAGTTGAAAAGGGAGAGGGTATTAAAGATGCCGGAAGACGTGAAGTTGAAGAAGAATGCGGCGTAAAAATCAATACTAACGATGAAAGATTATGCAAAACCTATCATGTTTATGAAATGGGGACCAGGTTAGTCCTGAAAAGAACCAACTGGTATAGCATGACGGTCAAAGGAAGCCCTAAATTGATCCCGCAAAAAGAAGAAGGCATTACTAAAGCAGAATGGCTTACCGCAGCTGACCTTAAACCAGTGCTGAAAAATACTTATCCTTCTATCATTGACGTGCTGAAAGCAGGTAAATTGATCAAAGAGAAAGTATCTAAAGAAAAAATAAAGCTTCCTTAGGAAGAAAAGGCGTTACATCACCATGGTTCCGGAGAATATCCCGGACTATGGTGGAGCTAATGGCCGAATACTCAGGCTTACTCAAAATAAAGATCGTTTCCATTTCTGGCATCATTGTCTGGTTAATCTGCGCAATTGCCCTTTCATATTCAAAATCACCTACAGAACGGATTCCACGAATCATATACGAAGCATTGATTTTTCTGCAAAAATCAACTGTTAAGCCTTCATAAGATTGAACTTCAATATTGTCATAATCTGCAAATACGGCTTTTACGATTTCTTCGCGCACCTGTCCCGATAAAAAGCTTTGTTTAGAACTGTTCAGCCCTATACCCACAACTACTTTATCAAATAATGGTAATGCACGCTTTAAAATATCAGCATGTGCGATGGTTAATGGGTCAAATGATCCCGGGAACAGGGCTATTTTCATAGTCTACGGTGTATAGTTAAAAAAGCTGAAAGAAGAATTACCATAACGGCGTGTCTCTTTATAGCCTGGCTGATCTTTTAATTTTAACAAAGAAGGGTGTTCTACAACTAGTAATCCGTTTTCGGTCAATAACTTATTTTTCGCAACCAATTGTGGAATAAGTGGGATATTCGTCAAATCATAAGGCGGATCTGCAAATATGATCTGATAACTTTTAGTATGCTGTTCCAGGAATTTGAATACATCTGCCTTTTGCAGCGTAATTTCATTCAGCTCATATTTTTCAATAACTGATTTAAGCCAGAAGATACAACCGGAATGCTTATCGACAGCCGTTACTTCTTTTATCCCGCGTGAAGCGAATTCAATACTGATGTTCCCTGTGCCGCTAAATAAATCCAGGACACTGCAACTGTCAAAATCGTAAGTATTATATAAAATATTGAAAAGGGCCTCTTTAGCCATATCTGTAGTAGGTCTTACAGGAAGACTGGCAGGCGCATTCATGCGGATACCTTTTAATTTACCGCCAATTATACGCATAAGTCCAGAGCTAATAAGCTGCTGTAATAGTGAGCAGGCATATCATCTAAGATAGCATGATCAATATCATTAGCAGGAGGAAGGTTAAAATGAATGTGATTGAAATATTTATGCAGACAGGTATGGTAACCATCGTTCTGATGAATAATTCCACTGATTAATACAGGTGTAGTTGCCGGATCTAACTTTAATTCCTGAATCAGCAGAACCAGGTAATAGTTAAATTCTTCTGCATTCTCCATCTGATAGGTATTCTGGAAGCGCATCTTGCCTTCATCCAGTAATAAAGCATTAAAAGAACCAACTGTGAAGTCGAGTAATAAAGAAGTACCTTCTACACTGGTTGCCAATGCCAGAACCGGTGCATTCTGCTCATAACGTGCAGCGCTGGCCAGGAAGGTGTTTAAAGTTTGCTCAGTGAATTTCTCCAGGTTAAACACCGAAGTGAAGCCAAAGCGCGCAAAAGCACGTGTATATAAAGTACCTGATTGATCTTCGCTGAAAAAGTTAGCGTAGGTATTCAGATCGTGTTTACAGAAAAATTCATTCGGAACAGCAATAGTATTTGGCGTATATACAGAAACCTTGATTTCCCTGAATGGTAACTTAAGGTAACTATCATTTTTTAAAATAGCGGCCAGATCAGTGGTGATGTCTTCACACTCCTGCTGATCAAATACGGCTTTTAACTGCTTGCTGTTTTTATCAATTATGGCATATGAAAAACTATCGCCGGTAATTTTCAACAACAAATTACAGGCTGAGGCAGTATTAGGATCAAATTCCGGATCCACTAATAAAATGCTGTTTTTACTATTGTTCATCTTAGCAAAATTAATTCTTTTTTCTATAACCACACCATTGCATATTTGTAAAATGGATAAAGCCTCAATAATTGCCCAGTCTTACCAATTTCAACCCACTGCTGAACAGTTTGTTTTTTGCCAGCAAATGGCTGATTTTTTGTCTGGAGAGCTGGATAACAGGTGTTTCATCCTCAGAGGATATGCCGGTACTGGTAAAACTACATCGGTTGCTGCACTGGTAAAGGTTTTGCCGAAATTTAAGCTCAGATCGGTTTTACTCGCTCCAACGGGGCGTGCTGCGAAGGTGATGACCAGTTATTCGGGCAGAACAGCCTTAACTATTCACAAAAAAATATATAGAAAAAGGTCTGCGGTAGGGCTGGATATGTCATTTCAACTGGCGCCAAATCTTGCAGAAAATACTTTGTTTATTATTGATGAGGCTTCAATGATTGCCGATGAATGGAATACCCAGAATGGATCTTCTTTTTTGAAAGATGTAATGGAGTTTATCTACAATGGTAAAAATTGCGCTGTACTATTTGTTGGTGATACTGCACAGCTGCCCCCGGTAGGTAGCCTGGAATCCCCGGCATTGAATAAAGAGTATGTCGCTCAGAATTTTGGATTAAGGGTCACAGAAACGGAATTGAGAGAGGTGGTAAGGCAAGGAAGAGAATCCGGAATATT
The sequence above is drawn from the Pedobacter cryoconitis genome and encodes:
- a CDS encoding endonuclease/exonuclease/phosphatase family protein, whose translation is MKRFTIVFFLLFSFTAFGQTLTVCSWNLKDFGKSKTDIQIDFIAQTLRNCDVIAIQEVVAGPGGPMAVARLSDALNRTGTKWDYTISHGTSSDRYSKERYAFIWKTSRTGKIGEAWLEKKYNLEITREPYFARFKLGKKQFTLVTMHAIPKAKQPETEIKYLKYLPENYPSDVLIFCGDFNLPESHSVFNPLKGMGYPPAFTNQKTSLKQKCINGNCLASAYDNFFYNQAKINCINAGIIPFYTAFDDLKEARRVSDHVPVFMKFSLL
- a CDS encoding NUDIX hydrolase; this translates as MNKVTPKIDQDIKVTVDAIVFGYNQENGISVLLIKRKIEPFLNEWALPGGFVLNHETLEEAVERELLEEAGVSINYLEQLFTFGKPSRDPRMRIISVAYFGLVKSSDFSLFASTDASEAAWFNIYDLPPLAFDHKEVVEKAIARLRAKITYEPIGFELLDPKFLFSNLEQLYMELLGHDIDRRNFKRKVMSLGLVIELDEKAPALSAGRPGKLYSFDKEKYKQLKVNGFDLNKLL
- the prs gene encoding ribose-phosphate diphosphokinase — translated: MKVLNLSTGFKPFNSSLEEIDAKSFLFSGGEVHIKLQGKAEEVMISARLNNSDDVMKLLLAVDALRRNGSKNISVLIPYLPYARQDRVMVGGEPLSIKVMCNLINSCGFDKVYIFDVHSEVSLALLDNCELITNSSLAKKVLHNHSDYLLVSPDAGALKKIYKLAEALQYTSDIILCNKVRDVSNGKIKQITVDQDDLGGKACFIIDDICDGGATFIGVAKELKKRNAGKVSLIVSHGIMSHGETELAEWIDHIYTTDSIKDSESTLISRIPLADLIEL
- a CDS encoding nicotinate phosphoribosyltransferase; its protein translation is MNNILLQTDVYKMGHMEQYAPGCNKVYSYLTARSDKNFNETVFFGLQYYIKQYLSEPITKEMGEEFLTYRKLILGSNSPEVESKIRALCALGYLPIEIKAVEEGTIMPVQNVLMTITNTHPDFYWVVGFMESLLLKLWYTITVATCSHQYRKIVTRYFNETDEVEMEGAKDFQVHDFGYRGDASEEGAAISGVAHLLSFLGSDNVPALPCAVEYYNADINGAPIMLSVPASEHSVMCSFGREDEIGAFRHMLELYPTGIVSIVSDTFDVYKVLTEFAEILKEDILKRDGKVVFRPDSGNPEYIICGNPEAEPGTNEWKGAIRLLDEKFGSSLNSKGYKVLNPKVGLIYGDGMYLERYIRTLDRLKEMGYAASNLVIGVGGILRNHSRDTLGFAIKATYVEVDGEPREIEKDPITDHKKKSLKGMLCLKKEGNEYLTKDQCSAAEEADSLLQVVYRDGKLMKETSLAAIRELVKAQEEVLTGQL
- a CDS encoding SRPBCC family protein → MTVIESATTVNQPVAKVYAFLADMNNHQQLMPENIYNWTSTADDASFTIQNMAKLAIKISSRVENQELIAIPSEKAPFDLELKWTVADNGDGTTTATHIISADLNMMMKMLAAGPLKKLADHQTERLSEILK
- the pyrE gene encoding orotate phosphoribosyltransferase, whose product is MYNKSDIELKVAEFLLQIKAIKLQPNNPFTWASGWKSPIYCDNRITLSHPSVRTYIRQKLTQLIQEEFGSVDVIAGVATAGIPQGVLVAQELGLPFVYVRAKAKEHGTGSLIEGEIIEGQRVVVVEDLVSTGKSSLQAVHALKNAGLSVAGLVSIFTYGFDIAEENFKEAKCRFATLSNYNTLIQYAAENSFIAQSDVDILNQWRRNPSEWGQNFDQNPV
- a CDS encoding NUDIX hydrolase; this translates as MKNYTIYINDNTLLIANKVPSHTEPVELVEENGFNFETFYEGLSKLSAKQYVLVTADPKSLFKQMKAGLTVIKAAGGLVMNAKDEYLFIFRNKKWDLPKGKVEKGEGIKDAGRREVEEECGVKINTNDERLCKTYHVYEMGTRLVLKRTNWYSMTVKGSPKLIPQKEEGITKAEWLTAADLKPVLKNTYPSIIDVLKAGKLIKEKVSKEKIKLP
- the coaD gene encoding pantetheine-phosphate adenylyltransferase — encoded protein: MKIALFPGSFDPLTIAHADILKRALPLFDKVVVGIGLNSSKQSFLSGQVREEIVKAVFADYDNIEVQSYEGLTVDFCRKINASYMIRGIRSVGDFEYERAIAQINQTMMPEMETIFILSKPEYSAISSTIVRDILRNHGDVTPFLPKEALFFL
- a CDS encoding RsmD family RNA methyltransferase, with translation MRIIGGKLKGIRMNAPASLPVRPTTDMAKEALFNILYNTYDFDSCSVLDLFSGTGNISIEFASRGIKEVTAVDKHSGCIFWLKSVIEKYELNEITLQKADVFKFLEQHTKSYQIIFADPPYDLTNIPLIPQLVAKNKLLTENGLLVVEHPSLLKLKDQPGYKETRRYGNSSFSFFNYTP
- a CDS encoding DUF3822 family protein codes for the protein MNNSKNSILLVDPEFDPNTASACNLLLKITGDSFSYAIIDKNSKQLKAVFDQQECEDITTDLAAILKNDSYLKLPFREIKVSVYTPNTIAVPNEFFCKHDLNTYANFFSEDQSGTLYTRAFARFGFTSVFNLEKFTEQTLNTFLASAARYEQNAPVLALATSVEGTSLLLDFTVGSFNALLLDEGKMRFQNTYQMENAEEFNYYLVLLIQELKLDPATTPVLISGIIHQNDGYHTCLHKYFNHIHFNLPPANDIDHAILDDMPAHYYSSLLALDLCV